One stretch of Pararhizobium qamdonense DNA includes these proteins:
- a CDS encoding TIGR01459 family HAD-type hydrolase yields MAVRINSFRDIASRYDVVLCDVWGVLHNGVEAFKGACEALTEARAKGLTVVLITNSPRPHPGVIVQIRGLGVPDSAYDRIVTSGDVTRALISAGPKKVYFIGAERDLPLLEGLGVNLVSSEEAEIVVCAGFFDDEHETAEDYRATLSSLAKRKVPFICANPDLVVERGHKLIPCAGAIAKVFEELGGETRISGKPYVPIYRASLSEAKAVRGGLDLTRVIAVGDGMPTDVKGAQDFGLDLLYISAGIHAAEYMIGEKTDEAKLTAFLKSEGATPKWWMPRLS; encoded by the coding sequence ATGGCCGTTCGGATCAACAGTTTTCGCGACATTGCCAGCCGCTATGATGTCGTGCTGTGCGATGTCTGGGGCGTGCTGCACAATGGCGTGGAGGCTTTCAAGGGGGCCTGCGAGGCGCTGACCGAAGCGCGCGCCAAAGGCCTGACCGTCGTTCTCATCACCAATTCGCCGCGCCCGCATCCCGGCGTCATCGTCCAGATCCGCGGCCTTGGCGTGCCAGACAGCGCCTATGACCGCATCGTCACATCAGGCGACGTCACCCGCGCGCTGATTTCGGCTGGACCCAAGAAGGTGTATTTCATTGGCGCCGAACGGGACCTGCCGCTGCTCGAAGGTCTCGGCGTCAACCTGGTTTCGTCCGAGGAAGCCGAGATCGTCGTCTGCGCCGGCTTTTTCGATGACGAACACGAGACGGCCGAAGACTACCGCGCCACGCTGTCCAGCCTTGCCAAGCGCAAGGTTCCGTTCATCTGCGCCAACCCCGATCTCGTCGTCGAGCGTGGCCACAAGCTGATCCCCTGCGCCGGTGCCATCGCCAAGGTCTTTGAGGAACTGGGCGGCGAAACCCGGATTTCCGGCAAACCCTATGTGCCGATCTACCGCGCATCCCTGTCGGAAGCCAAGGCCGTGCGCGGCGGGCTCGACCTGACGCGGGTGATCGCTGTCGGCGACGGCATGCCGACGGACGTCAAGGGCGCCCAGGATTTCGGCCTCGACCTGCTTTATATCAGCGCCGGTATTCATGCCGCCGAATATATGATCGGCGAAAAGACCGATGAGGCCAAATTGACGGCATTCCTGAAGAGCGAGGGCGCCACGCCGAAATGGTGGATGCCCAGGCTCTCGTGA
- the chrA gene encoding chromate efflux transporter, with the protein MLLPQQHDLNVTPAHPSFAEAAKVWARIGVLSFGGPAGQIALMHRELVEERRWISESRFLHALNFCMLLPGPEAQQLATYIGWLLHGTRGGIAAGLLFVLPGFFVILGLSSAYALFQQTDWLTGLFFGLKAAVLAIVIEAVIRVGRRALKTRFALLVAVLAFAALFFFNLPFPLVVLVAGIAGYVATRLQPATGEKAVAAAAKQALADRPSVIDGSFRGGAASWTRTFQVLSTWLLLWIAPFLVIGAAFGFSTVYTDIGLFFSKMAVVTFGGAYAVLAYVAQQAVETYHWLKPGESLDGLALAETTPGPLVLVLSFVGFMAAFRAPLGFEPLLSGMLGAALATWVTFVPCFLWIFLGAPYVETLRSNRALSGALSAISAAVTGVILNLAVWFGLHVVFSGVGRLEIGPVSMPLPVWDTFQPASFCLALLAAVLLFFFKRGVVLTLAICAVAGWLVRGF; encoded by the coding sequence ATGCTCTTGCCCCAACAACACGACCTGAATGTGACACCCGCCCATCCGTCCTTCGCTGAGGCTGCAAAAGTCTGGGCGCGGATCGGTGTTTTGAGTTTCGGCGGCCCGGCAGGCCAGATCGCCCTGATGCACCGCGAACTGGTGGAGGAACGCCGCTGGATTTCGGAAAGCCGGTTTTTACATGCGCTGAATTTCTGCATGCTGTTGCCGGGGCCGGAAGCCCAGCAGCTCGCCACCTATATCGGCTGGCTGCTGCATGGCACGCGCGGCGGCATCGCCGCGGGACTGCTGTTTGTCCTTCCCGGCTTTTTCGTCATTCTCGGCCTGTCGTCGGCCTATGCGCTGTTTCAGCAGACGGACTGGCTGACCGGCCTGTTCTTCGGCCTGAAGGCGGCGGTGCTGGCCATCGTCATCGAGGCCGTCATCCGGGTCGGCCGCCGGGCGTTGAAAACGCGGTTCGCGCTCCTCGTGGCCGTGCTCGCCTTTGCCGCGCTGTTCTTTTTTAATCTGCCGTTTCCGCTTGTCGTCCTGGTTGCCGGCATCGCCGGATACGTCGCCACGCGCCTGCAGCCGGCAACGGGCGAAAAGGCCGTTGCGGCGGCGGCAAAACAGGCGCTTGCCGACCGTCCATCGGTCATCGACGGCAGTTTTCGCGGAGGTGCGGCAAGCTGGACGCGCACATTCCAGGTTCTCTCCACCTGGCTTCTCCTGTGGATCGCGCCATTCCTCGTCATCGGCGCAGCGTTCGGGTTCTCTACCGTCTACACCGATATCGGACTGTTCTTCTCGAAAATGGCGGTGGTCACCTTTGGCGGCGCCTATGCGGTGCTGGCCTATGTGGCGCAGCAGGCAGTGGAGACCTATCATTGGCTGAAACCCGGCGAATCGCTCGATGGCCTGGCGCTGGCAGAAACCACGCCCGGCCCGCTGGTGCTGGTTTTGTCCTTCGTCGGCTTCATGGCCGCGTTTCGCGCGCCGCTTGGTTTTGAGCCGCTGCTGTCGGGCATGCTCGGCGCGGCGCTGGCGACCTGGGTGACGTTTGTGCCGTGTTTCCTCTGGATCTTTCTCGGCGCCCCCTATGTCGAGACCCTGCGCAGCAACAGGGCGCTGTCGGGCGCGCTGTCGGCAATCTCGGCGGCAGTCACCGGCGTCATCCTCAATCTGGCCGTCTGGTTCGGCCTGCACGTGGTTTTTTCCGGCGTGGGGCGTTTGGAGATCGGCCCGGTTTCCATGCCGCTCCCCGTCTGGGACACGTTCCAGCCGGCGTCCTTTTGCCTCGCGCTTCTGGCTGCCGTGCTGTTGTTTTTCTTCAAGCGCGGCGTTGTGCTGACGCTCGCCATCTGCGCGGTTGCCGGTTGGCTGGTGCGCGGATTTTAG
- the groES gene encoding co-chaperone GroES, protein MTSTNFRPLHDRVVVRRVESEAKTKGGIIIPDTAKEKPQEGEIVAVGTGTRDDKGTLVALDVKAGDRVLFGKWSGTEVKLNGEDLLIMKEADIMGIIG, encoded by the coding sequence ATGACAAGCACCAATTTCCGCCCACTGCATGACCGCGTCGTCGTACGCCGTGTCGAGTCTGAAGCAAAGACCAAGGGCGGCATCATCATTCCAGATACCGCCAAGGAAAAGCCGCAGGAAGGCGAAATCGTCGCCGTCGGCACCGGCACCCGTGACGACAAGGGCACGCTCGTCGCGCTCGACGTCAAGGCTGGCGACCGCGTTCTGTTCGGCAAGTGGTCGGGCACCGAAGTCAAGCTCAACGGCGAAGACCTTCTGATCATGAAGGAAGCCGACATCATGGGCATTATCGGCTGA
- the groL gene encoding chaperonin GroEL (60 kDa chaperone family; promotes refolding of misfolded polypeptides especially under stressful conditions; forms two stacked rings of heptamers to form a barrel-shaped 14mer; ends can be capped by GroES; misfolded proteins enter the barrel where they are refolded when GroES binds): MAAKEIKFGRTAREKMLRGVDILADAVKVTLGPKGRNVIIDKSFGAPRITKDGVSVAKEIELEDKFENMGAQMVREVASKTNDIAGDGTTTATVLAQAIVREGGKAVAAGMNPMDLKRGIDLAVAAIVKDLVAKAKKINTSEEVAQVGTISANGEKEIGQYIAEAMQKVGNEGVITVEEAKTAETELEVVEGMQFDRGYLSPYFVTNPEKMVAELEDAYILLHEKKLSNLQAMLPVLEAVVQTGKPLLIISEDVEGEALATLVVNKLRGGLKIAAVKAPGFGDRRKAMLEDIAILTGGQVISEDIGIKLENVTLEMLGRAKKVSISKENTTIVDGAGKKAEIEGRVAQIKGQIEETTSDYDREKLQERLAKLAGGVAVIRVGGATEIEVKEKKDRIDDALNATRAAVQEGIVPGGGTALLRASIVLDLKGANDDQTAGISIIRKALQSLVRQIAENAGDEGSIIVGKILESNTDNFGYNAQTGEFGDMIAMGIVDPVKVVRTALQNAASVASLLITTEAMIAELPKKESAGGGMPDMGGMGGMGGMM; the protein is encoded by the coding sequence ATGGCAGCCAAAGAAATTAAGTTCGGCCGTACCGCGCGCGAAAAGATGCTGCGCGGCGTCGACATCCTCGCAGACGCAGTGAAGGTCACGCTCGGTCCGAAGGGCCGTAACGTCATCATCGACAAGTCCTTCGGCGCACCGCGCATCACCAAGGACGGCGTTTCCGTCGCCAAGGAAATCGAACTCGAAGACAAGTTCGAAAACATGGGCGCCCAGATGGTCCGCGAAGTTGCTTCGAAGACCAACGACATCGCCGGTGACGGCACGACGACGGCGACCGTTCTCGCCCAGGCCATCGTTCGCGAAGGCGGCAAGGCCGTTGCAGCCGGCATGAACCCGATGGACCTGAAGCGCGGCATCGACCTCGCTGTCGCAGCCATCGTCAAGGACCTCGTTGCCAAGGCCAAGAAGATCAACACTTCGGAAGAAGTGGCCCAGGTCGGCACGATCTCCGCCAATGGCGAAAAGGAAATCGGCCAGTACATCGCTGAAGCGATGCAGAAGGTCGGCAATGAAGGCGTCATCACGGTTGAAGAAGCCAAGACTGCCGAAACCGAACTCGAAGTCGTCGAAGGCATGCAGTTCGACCGCGGCTATCTCTCGCCTTACTTCGTGACCAACCCAGAAAAGATGGTTGCCGAGCTGGAAGACGCTTACATCCTTCTCCATGAGAAGAAGCTCTCCAACCTGCAGGCCATGCTTCCGGTTCTCGAAGCCGTCGTTCAGACCGGCAAGCCGCTCCTGATCATCTCGGAAGACGTCGAAGGCGAAGCGCTTGCGACGCTCGTCGTCAACAAGCTGCGTGGCGGCCTGAAGATCGCTGCCGTCAAGGCTCCGGGCTTCGGCGATCGCCGCAAGGCCATGCTCGAAGACATCGCGATCCTGACCGGTGGCCAGGTTATCTCCGAAGACATCGGCATCAAGCTGGAAAACGTCACGCTCGAAATGCTCGGCCGTGCGAAGAAGGTTTCGATCTCCAAGGAAAACACCACCATCGTTGATGGCGCTGGCAAGAAGGCCGAAATCGAAGGCCGCGTTGCTCAGATCAAGGGCCAGATCGAAGAAACCACATCCGATTACGACCGCGAAAAGCTGCAGGAACGTCTTGCCAAGCTCGCTGGCGGCGTTGCCGTCATCCGCGTCGGCGGTGCGACCGAAATCGAAGTGAAGGAAAAGAAGGACCGTATCGACGACGCGCTGAACGCAACGCGCGCTGCCGTTCAGGAAGGTATCGTTCCTGGTGGTGGTACGGCTCTGCTGCGTGCCTCGATCGTTCTCGACCTCAAGGGCGCAAACGACGATCAGACCGCCGGTATCTCCATCATCCGCAAGGCACTTCAGTCGCTGGTTCGCCAGATCGCTGAAAACGCAGGCGATGAAGGTTCGATCATCGTTGGCAAGATCCTCGAAAGCAACACCGACAACTTCGGCTACAATGCCCAGACCGGCGAATTCGGCGACATGATCGCCATGGGTATCGTCGATCCGGTCAAGGTTGTCCGCACAGCCCTGCAGAATGCAGCTTCGGTTGCTTCGCTGCTGATCACCACGGAAGCCATGATTGCCGAACTGCCGAAGAAGGAATCGGCTGGCGGCGGCATGCCTGACATGGGCGGCATGGGTGGCATGGGCGGCATGATGTAA
- a CDS encoding NAD(P)/FAD-dependent oxidoreductase gives MTGRLVVVGGGQAAFALVAKLRALKDERPITIVAAEASHPYQRPPLSKKYLLREMDLDRLLYRPESWYAEHNIDIHLSTSVTAIDRLAKTVTLSDSSTLDYDVLALATGSTPRKLPASLGGDLEGVFVVRDFTDADRLAGEMQPGKHALIIGGGYIGLEAAAVARSSGLDVTVIEMADRILQRVASVATSYLVKDIHTSRGVDIREGTGLVRLVGTDGRVTSAELTDGSTIPVDLVIVGIGVTANDALAQAAGLDVANGIIVDGFGRTSDPSIHAMGDCAVLPWKDMRIRLESVQNAVDQAEAVAALLAGGEAPYDPKPWFWSDQYDVKLQIAGFGHGHDETVVRKGQREGSVSVWYFTAGNLVAVDALNDAKAYVTGKKLLDLGLTPDRARLEDPQTDLKTLLP, from the coding sequence GTGACAGGCAGACTTGTTGTGGTGGGCGGCGGTCAGGCCGCTTTTGCGTTGGTGGCGAAGCTGCGGGCTTTGAAGGACGAGCGCCCGATTACGATCGTGGCGGCAGAAGCCAGCCACCCCTATCAGCGGCCGCCGTTGTCAAAGAAATACCTTCTGCGCGAGATGGATCTGGACCGGCTGCTCTACCGGCCGGAAAGCTGGTACGCCGAGCATAATATCGACATCCACCTCTCCACGTCGGTGACGGCGATCGATCGTCTGGCCAAGACGGTCACCCTCAGCGACAGTTCGACGCTGGACTATGACGTGCTGGCGCTCGCCACCGGCTCGACGCCGCGCAAGCTGCCAGCCAGTCTCGGCGGCGACCTCGAGGGCGTTTTCGTGGTGCGCGATTTCACCGATGCCGACCGGCTTGCCGGCGAAATGCAGCCCGGCAAACATGCGCTGATCATCGGCGGCGGCTATATCGGGCTGGAGGCAGCGGCGGTGGCGCGCTCGAGCGGGCTGGATGTCACCGTCATCGAAATGGCCGACCGTATCCTGCAGCGCGTCGCATCCGTTGCCACATCCTATCTCGTCAAGGATATCCACACCTCGCGCGGCGTCGATATCCGCGAAGGCACGGGCCTTGTCCGCCTGGTCGGCACCGATGGCCGGGTAACATCAGCGGAACTGACAGATGGTTCCACCATCCCGGTCGATCTCGTCATCGTCGGCATCGGCGTCACCGCCAATGATGCGCTGGCGCAGGCTGCGGGTCTCGACGTCGCCAATGGCATCATCGTCGATGGTTTCGGCCGCACGTCCGACCCTTCGATCCATGCGATGGGCGATTGCGCCGTGTTGCCGTGGAAGGACATGCGCATCCGGCTGGAATCGGTGCAGAACGCCGTCGATCAGGCCGAGGCCGTGGCGGCTCTGCTCGCCGGTGGAGAAGCGCCCTATGATCCAAAACCCTGGTTCTGGTCGGATCAGTATGACGTCAAGCTGCAGATCGCCGGTTTCGGCCACGGGCATGACGAGACGGTGGTGCGCAAGGGACAGCGCGAGGGCAGTGTTTCCGTCTGGTATTTCACGGCCGGCAATCTGGTTGCCGTCGATGCGCTCAACGATGCTAAGGCTTATGTCACCGGCAAGAAGTTGCTCGACCTCGGCCTCACGCCCGACCGCGCCCGTCTGGAAGATCCCCAGACAGATTTGAAGACGCTGCTGCCGTAG
- a CDS encoding glutathione binding-like protein, whose product MADLSSFPITTRWPAKNPDIIQLYSLPTPNGVKVSIALEELGLAYEPHLVSFGTNDQKTPEFLSLNPNGRIPAIIDPNGPDGKPIGLFESGAILVYLAEKTGKLIPADAAGRYETLAWVMFQMGGVGPMFGQFGHFFKFAADKVANNSYPMERYRDEAKRLLSVLEGRLEGRTWLMGDQYTIADITTYSWIEGARKFYGAADVLEYESFPNVMAWVDRALARPAVQKGMEIPKRD is encoded by the coding sequence ATGGCCGATCTCAGTTCCTTTCCGATCACCACCCGCTGGCCTGCCAAAAATCCCGATATCATCCAGCTCTATTCGCTGCCGACGCCAAATGGCGTGAAGGTTTCGATCGCGCTTGAAGAACTTGGTCTGGCCTATGAGCCGCACTTGGTCTCCTTTGGCACCAATGACCAGAAAACGCCGGAATTCCTGTCGCTCAATCCCAACGGCCGCATTCCCGCGATCATCGATCCGAATGGCCCGGACGGAAAGCCGATCGGCCTGTTCGAATCCGGCGCCATCCTCGTCTATCTCGCCGAAAAGACCGGCAAGCTTATTCCTGCCGATGCGGCCGGGCGCTACGAGACCTTGGCATGGGTGATGTTCCAGATGGGCGGCGTCGGGCCGATGTTCGGCCAGTTCGGCCATTTCTTCAAATTCGCCGCCGACAAGGTCGCCAACAATTCCTATCCGATGGAACGCTACCGGGATGAAGCCAAGCGGCTTCTCAGCGTGCTGGAAGGCCGCCTTGAAGGACGCACATGGTTGATGGGCGATCAATATACCATCGCCGACATCACCACCTATTCCTGGATCGAGGGTGCCCGCAAATTCTATGGCGCAGCCGATGTGCTGGAATATGAGAGCTTCCCGAACGTCATGGCCTGGGTCGATCGTGCGCTCGCCCGGCCGGCTGTCCAGAAGGGCATGGAAATTCCCAAGCGCGACTGA
- a CDS encoding ribbon-helix-helix domain-containing protein — MVEKLSITLPSEMVDAIKSRVEAGSHASTSEVIREAMRTWLRLEEEHEKRLEGLRARVKHSLEDSRPNLTGQQVRARLDALYAKHNG, encoded by the coding sequence ATGGTGGAGAAACTGAGCATCACGCTTCCCTCCGAAATGGTCGATGCGATCAAAAGCCGCGTCGAAGCCGGGTCCCACGCCTCGACCAGCGAGGTCATTCGCGAGGCAATGCGGACCTGGCTGCGCCTTGAAGAAGAGCATGAAAAGCGTCTGGAAGGATTGCGGGCCCGGGTAAAACATTCACTCGAAGACTCCCGGCCGAATCTGACCGGTCAACAGGTGCGCGCGCGGCTCGACGCGCTTTATGCAAAACACAATGGTTGA
- a CDS encoding type II toxin-antitoxin system RelE/ParE family toxin gives MQRLPVEYRTDAVEDIERLFDDVLQASSDAVTAARFTDRVFERCEKIGDAPFGGVSRDDLGPGIRIVPFERKAVILYVVENQVVWITNVFWGRRDYAAVLGQTLKDE, from the coding sequence ATGCAGCGGCTTCCGGTCGAGTATCGCACCGATGCGGTTGAAGATATCGAGCGGCTGTTCGACGACGTCCTTCAAGCCAGTTCCGATGCGGTGACGGCCGCCCGGTTCACCGACCGGGTGTTCGAACGCTGCGAGAAAATTGGCGATGCTCCCTTTGGTGGTGTCTCAAGAGACGATCTGGGTCCGGGCATCCGGATCGTCCCCTTCGAGCGCAAGGCCGTTATTCTCTACGTCGTTGAAAACCAGGTGGTCTGGATCACAAATGTCTTCTGGGGCCGCCGTGACTATGCTGCGGTGCTGGGTCAGACTTTAAAGGATGAGTGA
- the hisG gene encoding ATP phosphoribosyltransferase: protein MTITIALPSKGRMKDDASAIFEKAGLKIVAVGNERSYRGRVEGLDDVEIAFLSASEISREIGAGSIDFGVTGEDLIREGLSEADARVEFCARLGFGHADVVVAVPEIWLDVDTMADLGDVAADFRARHGRRLAIATKYWRLTQQFFSSQHGIQLYRIVESLGATEGAPASGSADIIVDITSTGSTLKANHLKILSDGIMLRSQACLVRARKAGHADDPAVTRIIEAVQAAVA from the coding sequence ATGACCATCACCATCGCGCTGCCTTCCAAAGGCCGGATGAAGGACGATGCCTCCGCCATCTTCGAAAAGGCAGGCCTGAAAATCGTCGCCGTCGGCAACGAGCGGTCGTATCGCGGCCGTGTCGAAGGTCTCGACGATGTCGAGATCGCCTTTCTGTCCGCATCGGAAATCTCGCGCGAAATTGGCGCAGGCTCGATCGATTTCGGCGTCACCGGCGAAGACCTGATCCGCGAGGGACTGTCGGAAGCCGATGCCCGCGTCGAATTCTGCGCCCGGCTTGGGTTCGGCCATGCCGATGTCGTCGTCGCCGTCCCGGAGATCTGGCTCGATGTGGATACGATGGCCGATCTCGGCGATGTCGCCGCCGATTTCCGCGCCCGTCATGGCCGCAGACTGGCAATCGCCACCAAATACTGGCGCCTGACCCAGCAGTTCTTCTCCTCCCAGCATGGCATCCAGCTCTACCGCATCGTCGAAAGCCTGGGCGCCACCGAAGGCGCGCCGGCCTCCGGCTCCGCTGATATCATCGTGGATATCACCTCGACCGGCTCGACCCTGAAGGCCAACCACCTGAAGATCCTCTCTGACGGCATCATGCTGCGGTCGCAGGCCTGCCTGGTGCGGGCCCGCAAGGCCGGCCATGCGGACGACCCGGCCGTGACAAGGATTATCGAGGCGGTGCAGGCGGCGGTCGCTTAG
- a CDS encoding ATP phosphoribosyltransferase regulatory subunit — protein MPLINLPAFAADLLADFERLGTVRVDTPVIQPAEPFLDMAGEDLRRRIFMTESETGKSLCLRPEFTIPVCLRHIETATGTPQRYSYLGEIFRQRREGANEFYQAGIEDLGETDVASADARAISDAIAILTARLPGKKLDVTLGDQSVFEAVVAACGLPAGWQKRLIHAFGNPAQIDTLLTRLSRPQPVTGLSAEIEALLSSGDEAMLIAHLDETMEATGYSTNASRSPKEIAARLKEKRALEKTALDGRTLAVLREFLSLNMPLADAPAALFAFAEKSGLTLDGALSRFDARVAALGNAGVDAKALAYRAAFGRPLDYYTGMVFEIAVEGSPAVLAGGGRFDRLMTLLGARERIPAVGFALWLDRMEQALATPHSVATHKPEAAQ, from the coding sequence ATGCCCCTGATCAACCTTCCAGCCTTTGCCGCTGATCTTCTCGCGGATTTCGAGCGGCTGGGCACCGTGCGCGTCGATACGCCGGTCATCCAGCCGGCCGAGCCGTTCCTCGATATGGCCGGCGAGGACCTGCGCCGCCGTATTTTCATGACCGAAAGCGAGACCGGCAAGAGCCTGTGCCTGCGCCCGGAATTCACCATTCCCGTCTGCCTGCGCCATATCGAGACCGCCACCGGCACGCCGCAGCGTTACTCCTATCTCGGCGAGATCTTCCGCCAGCGGCGGGAAGGGGCCAATGAATTCTACCAGGCCGGCATCGAGGATCTCGGCGAAACCGATGTGGCAAGCGCCGACGCGCGCGCCATCAGCGATGCCATCGCGATCCTGACTGCGCGCCTGCCGGGCAAAAAGCTCGACGTGACGCTGGGCGATCAATCGGTGTTCGAGGCGGTCGTTGCCGCCTGCGGCCTGCCCGCCGGCTGGCAGAAGCGGCTGATCCACGCCTTCGGCAATCCCGCCCAGATCGACACGCTGTTGACGCGGCTCTCACGCCCGCAGCCGGTGACGGGGCTGAGCGCGGAGATCGAGGCGCTGCTGTCGTCCGGCGACGAGGCCATGCTGATTGCCCATCTCGACGAGACGATGGAGGCGACCGGCTATTCCACCAATGCCAGCCGCAGCCCGAAGGAAATCGCAGCGCGGCTGAAGGAAAAGCGGGCGCTCGAAAAAACAGCGCTCGATGGCCGCACGCTCGCCGTCCTGCGCGAATTCCTCTCTCTCAACATGCCGCTTGCGGATGCGCCGGCAGCTTTGTTTGCATTTGCGGAAAAATCCGGCCTGACACTTGATGGCGCCCTGTCGCGGTTCGATGCCCGCGTCGCCGCACTCGGCAATGCCGGGGTCGATGCAAAAGCGCTCGCCTACCGCGCCGCCTTCGGCCGTCCGCTCGATTATTATACCGGCATGGTGTTCGAGATCGCCGTCGAGGGCTCCCCGGCAGTGCTGGCCGGTGGTGGCCGTTTTGACCGGCTGATGACGCTGTTGGGCGCCAGGGAACGCATTCCGGCCGTCGGCTTCGCGCTCTGGCTCGACCGGATGGAACAGGCCCTTGCCACGCCGCACAGCGTCGCCACGCACAAACCGGAGGCCGCCCAATGA
- the hisS gene encoding histidine--tRNA ligase — MNDKKKKPQKLKARLPRGFVDRSAADIRAVDEMTAKIREVYERYGFDPVETPLFEYTDALGKFLPDSDRPNEGVFSLQDDDEQWMSARYDLTAPLARHVAENFNDIQLPYRTYRAGYVFRNEKPGPGRFRQFMQFDADTVGAAGVQADAEMCMMMADTMEALGIARGDYVIRVNNRKVIDGVMESADLGGDENAGRRLGVLRAIDKLDKFGFEGVELLLGAGRKDESGDFTKGAGLTAQQIAFIVGYLKDDKVHPTSVLYAEGHGELQTIEQLVQAAGYGPDRIKIDPSVIRGLEYYTGPVFEAELQFAVTNEKGEKVVFGSVGGGGRYDGLVSRFMGQPVPATGFSIGVSRLMTALKNLGKLGMEELIAPVVVCVMDRDIESLGKYQQFTQALRHAGIRAEMYQGNKKNFGDQLKYADRRGSPLAIIQGGDERAQGLVQIKDLIEGKRLSGEIEDNTAWREARVAQVSVPETDLVAKVREMLAGQAEDRARS; from the coding sequence ATGAACGACAAAAAGAAGAAGCCACAGAAGCTGAAAGCCCGCCTGCCGCGCGGTTTCGTCGATCGCTCCGCCGCCGATATCCGCGCCGTCGACGAGATGACCGCAAAGATCCGCGAAGTCTATGAGCGCTACGGCTTCGATCCCGTCGAAACGCCGCTGTTCGAATATACCGATGCGCTTGGAAAATTCCTGCCCGACAGCGACCGCCCGAACGAAGGCGTGTTTTCGCTGCAGGACGATGACGAGCAGTGGATGAGCGCCCGCTACGACCTGACGGCGCCGCTTGCCCGTCATGTCGCCGAAAATTTCAACGATATCCAGCTGCCCTACCGCACCTACCGCGCCGGCTATGTCTTCCGCAACGAAAAGCCCGGCCCCGGCCGCTTCCGCCAGTTCATGCAGTTCGACGCCGATACGGTCGGCGCTGCCGGCGTCCAGGCGGACGCCGAAATGTGCATGATGATGGCCGATACGATGGAAGCGCTCGGCATTGCGCGCGGCGATTATGTGATCCGGGTGAACAACCGCAAGGTCATCGACGGTGTTATGGAATCCGCCGACCTTGGTGGAGACGAAAATGCTGGACGGCGACTGGGTGTTCTGCGAGCGATCGACAAGCTCGACAAATTCGGTTTTGAGGGCGTCGAATTGCTCCTTGGCGCAGGCCGGAAGGATGAATCCGGAGATTTTACCAAGGGCGCGGGCCTGACTGCGCAACAGATTGCTTTCATCGTTGGCTACCTAAAGGATGATAAAGTGCATCCAACAAGTGTTCTGTACGCTGAAGGGCATGGGGAACTGCAAACGATTGAACAACTCGTTCAAGCCGCCGGTTATGGTCCAGATCGTATTAAAATAGATCCTTCTGTCATTCGCGGCCTCGAATATTACACTGGCCCCGTCTTCGAAGCCGAACTCCAATTCGCCGTCACCAATGAAAAGGGCGAAAAGGTCGTGTTCGGCTCGGTCGGCGGCGGTGGCCGTTATGATGGCCTGGTCTCGCGCTTCATGGGCCAGCCGGTTCCGGCAACGGGCTTTTCCATCGGCGTCTCGCGCCTGATGACGGCGCTGAAGAACCTTGGCAAGCTCGGCATGGAAGAGCTCATCGCCCCGGTCGTCGTCTGCGTCATGGACCGCGATATTGAGAGCCTTGGCAAATACCAGCAGTTCACCCAGGCGCTGCGCCATGCCGGTATCCGCGCCGAAATGTACCAGGGCAACAAGAAGAATTTTGGCGACCAGCTGAAATATGCCGACCGCCGCGGCTCGCCGCTCGCCATCATCCAGGGCGGCGACGAACGCGCGCAGGGCCTCGTGCAGATCAAAGACCTGATCGAGGGCAAGCGCCTGTCGGGCGAGATCGAGGACAACACGGCATGGCGCGAAGCCCGCGTCGCCCAGGTCTCGGTGCCGGAGACAGACCTCGTCGCCAAGGTGCGCGAAATGCTGGCCGGGCAGGCAGAAGACCGGGCGCGTAGCTGA